CCCAAGCCAATTATCTGGTGGTCAAAAACAACGGGTCGCTATTGCGCGGGCGTTAGCTAATGACCCGGAAATTCTAATTTCTGATGAAGCAACCTCAGCACTTGATCCCAAAACCACTAATTCAATTTTAGCTTTGTTGAAAAAACTCAATATTGAATTAGGTTTAACCATTGTTTTAATTACCCACGAAATGCAAGCCGTGAAAGAAGTTGCCAATAAAGTTGCGGTGATGGAAAACGGTGAAATTATTGAACGCGGTAGCTTACTGGAAATGTTCACGAATCCCCAAAAGCAATTGACTAAAGACTTTATCGACACGGCAACTCAAGTCGAAGAAGGTTTACGCAAAGTCCAAGAACAACCAAGTGTCCAAGAACTCGCTGCTCCAGACGTTTTGGTCAAGTTTGCCTATGCTGGTGATACAACTGATGAACCACTGATTTCATCATTGTTTAAGGATTATGAAGTTAGTGCCAACATTTTGTTTGGTAACGTGGAAATTCTCCAAGAAACACCTGTTGGTAACTTGATTGTGATCTTATCTGGTCGCCCAGCTTCAATCAAAGCTGCCCTCAAATCAGTTGAGGCAAGCGGCGTTACCACAACCTTATTGAAAGGAGAACTCGTCTAATGATGGATTTATTACAACATTATTTTCCCAATGTCATTGCCCTTGGTTGGTCAACTGATCAAGGCTGGGGCACGTCAATCTGGCAAACGCTCTACATGACTTTTGGTTCAGCAATTTTTGGTGGTATCCTTGGCTTGTTCTTCGGGGTTGGCTTGGTGTTATCTGATGAACGCGGCATTATGGCCAATAAAGTCGTATTTTGGATTTTCGATAAGATTGTTTCAATTTTTCGGGCAATTCCATTTATTATCTTATTAGCATTCATCAGTCCTTTCACTAATGCAATTGTTGGGACAACGATTGGTACTACTGCTGCTTTAGTCCCACTATCACTTGGGGTCTTCCCTTTCTACGCGCGTCAAGTTCAAAATGCGTTGGTCGAAGTTGATAGCGGAATTATTGAAGCGTCCCAATCATTTGGTGCCACTAATAGCGAAATCATCTTCAAGGTTTATCTCCGCGAAGGTCTTGCCGACTTAATTCGAGTATCAACTGTAACCTTGATTAGTTTGGTTGGTTTAACTGCCATGGCTGGTGCGATTGGTTCTGGTGGTTTAGGTAACACTGCCGTTTCAATCGGTTATGCTCGTTTCCAAAACGACATCACTTTAGTCGCAACACTTTTGATTTTGATTTTCATCTTCGTAATTCAATTTACAGGTGACTTCTTCGCCAAACGTGCTTCACACAAATAAACAGCAAAAAACGTTCATTAACCCAAGCGGCTGATGAACGTTTTTTAATTGTATTTATTTTTCCAGATAAAATTCAAACCGTGCGCCCACATATTGCGTACGGACGTATTCAAATGGTGTGCTATCTTCTAAAAATGACAATTGGCGCAAGTGCAAAATCGCATCACCGCGTTTCACTTTCAAGTGTTCAGCGACTTTTTCGGTTGCCAACTGGGCCGTCACCGTTTGTTGGGCATGCCCAATCACAAAGCCGTGACTTTCCAAGGCACTGTAGAAACTTTTCGTGATTTCGTCTTTCGTCAAATGCGTCAAAATCGCACCTGGAATGGTCGCGGTTTCCAATGAAATTGGTTCATCATTACCAAATCGAATCCGTTCCATTCGCAGAACTTGATCACCTTCAGCTATTTTAAGCTGTTCGGCTTCGCTCATTGAAGCTTGGGTTAAGTGATATGACACCACTTTACTACTAGCAATCTTGCCTTGAGCCGCCATCAATTCCGTAAAACTAGTGATACCTGACATCTTTTCTTGAACTTTTTGGTTAGCAACATATGTTCCATCCCCAATCCGCCGTTCCAAGATACCTTCTTCCGCCAAAGTTTGCACGGCTTGACGCAAAGTCATCCGGCTGACATCAAATTCCAACGCTAACTCACGTTCAGCCGGAATTTTATCGCCAACTTTATATTTGCCTTGTTCAATCTGGCGTTTTAATTCGTTGTGAATCTGTAAATAAATTGGCGCGCCCATGTCGGACTCCTCCATAACGTGTGCGCCATTTAATCACTACCTCTGATTGAATGCCGGCACAGTTTTCTTTTTCTATTTCGTTAATAAATTACCATATGAATAAGTTGCGGCTAAATCTAATGAACGGGTGAATAAATTGAAGTCGGCGTCTTTACCAACTTCAATGGCCCCTTTACTCGTCAAACCAAATTCTTTAGCTTGGTTGACTGAACTCATTTGGACAGCTTGTCTTAAATCAACTTGGGCAAATTCAATAATGTTACGGAAAGCATCGTTATAAGTTAAAACTGAACCAGCTAAGTGACCGTCTTCCAAACGCGCTTGCTTGTCCTTAACAATTACTTTTTGCCCACCAAGTTCTGAAATTCCTTCTGGCATCCCCTTTGCGCGCATTGAATCAGTAATCAACTCAATCCGGTCGGCGCCTTTGATATTAACGGCAAACCGCAACATATCAGGTACCACGTGGAATCCATCGGCAATCAACTCAGCGTAAATGTCTTTTTCTAACATCGCATGTCCAGTCACCCCAGGTTCACGGTGTCCTAAGCCCCGTTGTGCGTTGTAAAGGTGCGTGATGTGTGTTGCTTTAGCTTCTTGCATTTGCGCCCGGGTTGCGTCTGTGTGCCCTGCTGAAGGGACAATGTTGTGACCGAGAGCAAAATTTTCAAACTGCCGTGCAGCATGCAATTCTGGCGCATACGTCACCAACCGAATTCGGTTCCCAGATAAAGCATTCCATTCCTTTAGTTGATCAACAGATGGTGCTGTCATGAATTGTTCTGGTTGGGCACCCTTGTAAATTGGATTAACAAATGGTCCTTCCAAGTGAATTCCTTGAATTAACGCATTTTCTTTGGCAGCTTCATTAACGCCAACCATCGCATGAGCAATTGCCTCTGGAGATTGGGTCATCGTCGTTGGAAAAATAGTGGTTACCCCTTCATTTTGGGCAATCAAGTTCACCATTTGATTGATTTCATCAGCATTACCATCCATGGTGTCAAAACCATAACCACCGTGAGTGTGCACGTCAATAAACCCAGGTACCAAATAGTGACCGTGTGCATCCGTATTCTCATCGGCAGCCAACGTTGTATATTCATCCATTGAACCCACGGCTTCGATTTGCTTATCAAAACGGACAAATCCGTCTTCAATAATGTCGGAACCAGTATAAATCGTGACGTGCTTAATTACTTTACTCAAAGTTATTCCCCTTTGTTAACTTTCTAAACGTTGTTTTAATGCCACTACATTAGTTACTATTTACGAGTTCGAAAATAATATATCGCTAAACTAACAAAGTGACATTGTGCACCTTCAATTAATTTTATTCAACTGATTGATCTTTTGTGATCGTGGCGTCGATACCTTTTACCACGGCGCTCGTCAATCCAGCTTCTTCCATTGCTAAGAACCCCGCGATGGTTGAGCCACCTGGTGAAGAAACTGCCGCCGCAAGGTCACGGGGACTTTGGGGGCTTGTTTGAATCATCCGGGCTGTACCAATCATTGCTTGGGCAACAATTTGCGTCGCCATATCCTTATCCATACCATGCTTAACACCAGCTTGGGCCATCGCATCAACAAATAATTCAATAAAGGCTGGACTTGAACCAGCTAGTGCACTAAATGTACTAAACTCAGTTTCAGGCAATGGCATTGTACTTCCAAGCGTGCCTAAGAAGCTCCGCACTTGTTCGCGGGCTTCTGGGTGACGTTGCAAGTTATTGTTACCCGCAATCGCAATCATGCCGCTGTTAACCGCTACATTGACGTTTGGTAACGTCCGTAGAATCAAGGTATCATAGCCGAGTTGATCAGCAAGCGTTTCTAGTGATACACCGCCTAACACTGACACAACGACACGGTCGGCAATCTTAGTGCGAATTTCCGTTGCGACCGCTTTTAATTGTTGTGGCAACACCGCCAACACAATGATATCACTCGCTGCGACGACTGCTTCATTTGATGGTAAATATTCAATCCCCGCCGATGCCGCATATGCTTCCGTGCGATTACTTGCCCCACCGTGAATGTAAATCTTTTGCGTACTATCATTTTGTAGTAAGCCTGTAATCATAGCTTGAGCCATTTGCCCACCACCGATAAATCCGAGTTCCATACTATCACCTCACTTGTTTTTAATATCTCTACTATACCAATTTCTAGACCAATTTTCCATTGATAACCCTAATATTCGTAATCAGTGTCAAACCAATAGCAACATCCAACTAAATAGACAAAACAATCATTGTCGTTTAAAAATTAGAGAGTCATAATAAGCATAATTTAAGACGCCATTTTTCTAATCTACCGCTGAAAAGAGGTCGCGCACAATTACTTCCGCATTCCGACGAATCTCAAAATCTAAAAAGTAACGGAGGCACACGCTTTGAATCCATTCAAACGATACTGGTCAACCTTTCGCACCAAACAGACATTGCGCCGACAAAGTGATACACCACGAATTCCATGGGTAACTGTCATTTTAAGCATTGTGTTGATCTTAATTTATTATTGGCAAACAAAAGATCCTCAGATTACGACGATGTGGAGTACCGGCGAAATATTAACCCTCCTCCAACATCAATATTATCAGCTAATTACCGCTAACTGGATTCATCAAAGTTGGTCCCATGTACTCGGTAATGTTTTTGGTCTACTCCTGATTGGTTGGCGGTTTGAACGTTTAATTGGCCATTGGCGCTTCCTAATCATTTATCTAGTTGCTGGCCTGACTAGTACCATATTCAGCCTCAGCTTCCACCAAGGTGTTTTGGGGGCTTCAGGTAGCATTGTTGGCATTATGGTTGCCGCTTTAGTCCTTTACCTGCGTTTTTTCCGTAATTCACTCGTCAAAGCCTTCACAACTTGGTGGCAAGTTGTCGTTATTTTGATTGAAATACTTGCTGTCGGTATTGGTTTGTTCAACATCGGCTACACAAATACAAATGACCTTGCTCATACCGGTGGAATAATCGGTGCCGTGCTTACCCTTTGGCTACTTAACCCACCACTGCAAGTTGGCAAATATCGTACGGTAACTAGAATTAGTGCTGCAGTCCTGCTCATGGCATTATTCGGCGTAAGCATTGCGGTACTTCTAAATTTTTAGAACCAGCTTTAGGTCGCCAATAAGATTGGCTTACATCAATTAATACAAATAAAGCGGTTGGGACGAATTGTCATTCCAACCGCTTTAACGTGTGCCAAAACGCATTTTATCTCTATTTATTCTAGCTTGAGATTGTCGTTTCTGTACTTTTCAATTATCAAATTACTGAGGTACTATTGTCAGTTTTTCCCCATTCTACTGCGGCTTGTGGTTGGTACCTATTTTTCGTTAGTTTGAGTATTATTACTAACTAACGGAGTGGCTGGAAATTGCTTGGCGGGCGCAGCCTTTACACCGCGACTGGGGTGATGTGTGTGCAACACATATTACCGCTGAGGGTAAGATGAGGAGTCTTGGGGATTTATCCCCTAGAGTCCCAGCTTACCCGAACCTCACAAGACCGCACTTTGGCTTGTGAGGTTGCTTCCAGCGCAGTGCGCCAAGTAATTTCCAGACACAAAGTGGCCATTTTATTCAGACGGAATAGAGCCCGTCTTTATTGCCGCGCAAAAAAGGCACCTACCGAAGTAGATGCCTTTTGATTAGCTGGGCTAGCTGGATTCGAACCAGCGCATGATGGTACCAAAAACCATTGCCTTACCGCTTGGCTATAGCCCAAGAATATGGAGGAAGTAGGATTCGAACCTACGAACCCGAAGGAGCGGATTTACAGTCCGCCGCGTTTAGCCTCTTCGCTATTCCTCCGTATTAATCAACTATATAATCTTATCAATTACTAGTTAACATGTCAAGCAATTAATTAAGCTTTCTATTAGTTTAAACAACCAACATAACTTACTTATCTCTCAACTCGAATAATATTACCAGAAACTCAGCCAAAAGAAAAGAGCTAACACGAATTTTTTTCATGTTAGCTCAATATTTTATTTAATTTCAAAAATTCGGACACGATCTTGCCACGTGGCGAAAAATGTTGATTGTGTCCATTCGTCCTTACGATGCGTTTTAAGGCCGACCGTCTGATTATAGTACTCATTACGCCCGCCAAATGTTTGCGGGGCAAATTGCCGGTGTAAATGGCCAAATATCGTATAGTCCACTGGTCCCATCTCCAATAACGCGCCTAAACGTTGGCTGCCCATCATCGCGTTAAGCATCCAAAGATTCCGATCATCACTGCCTTTGAACAGATAATCTTGCTGTGGCACAAAGTGTGTGACAAACATTACCCTTTTACCGTCATGTGCAGCATTTACTAGTTGCTGCTTTGACTCAGTTAAGACAATGTCCATGCGTTCTTGGTCACTCATTGGTTGTTCAATTTGCCGATCAAACCAGTACGCGCGTTTCCACTGGGCGATTTCATTCACCGAATATTTTGCTAAATCGCCAAATGAATAATCATACCAACCATTTTGGCCAACAATTCGTAAATCAGTCCCAGCTACATCAATAAGTTGATTATGCAGATACAACGGACTCAATGGCTGTGACAACTCTTCAAAGGTAACCCCACGTGCCATATCATGATTACCAACAATAAAGGCGACTCGCAAAGAGTCGCCTACAATTGTTTGTAATTTTTCACTGAAGTCCAACGTTTTCGCAAAATCATTGAACAAATCGCCAGCGATGACATAATATTGCACACCTTGAGCCACTAACCAGTCCGCAGACCGCGCTAAGAAATCAACCACGTCAACGTGATTCAAATCCATGTGTAAATCACTCACGACTGCAATTTTTGTCATCTTAACCAACGCCTTCCATCAACACATTAATCTTCTTAACGCCAAAGAACAATAAGATACCAAAGGCAATCGTGATACCACCGACAATTGCATAGTAACCAACTTCATTCCCTGGTGTATAGAAACGAACAATTTGCGCATTAATCGCAGACGCAGCAGCATCTGACAAGAACCACATACTCATCATTTGTGACTTGAAGGCTTTTGGTGCCAACTTAGTCGTAGCAGATAGTCCAACTGGTGAAATCAACAGTTCAGCGATTTCAACAATTGCCCAACTACCAATCAACCACAATGCACTAACTTTACCAGCCGTACCAAACAATGCCCCAGGCACAGCCATCAAGACAAATGATAAACCGGCAAAAATCAAACCAGTCGCAAACTTAGATGGTGTCTTAGGTTGCTTCTTACCCCATTTAACCCATAACCAGGCAAAGAATGGTGTGTAAAGCATAATGAACAATGGGTTCAATGATTGGAACCATGAAGCCTTAAACCAACCCAAGTCAGTCCGGTTTGAAGCAAATAAAGCCAAGACCACTGAACCTTGTTCTTCAATTGACCAGAATAAAACGGCGGCCAAGAATAATGGAATGTAAGCAAGAACACGTGAACGTTCTTGCTTGTTCGTCTTGCGACTTGTTAACATCATGATAAAGTACGCAACTGGTACGGCCACGGCGATAATACTCAATACCAAGATGATATTGATCAAGTTCAATGCCCCAAAGAGGTTCATCAAAACAAATACTAAGGCCAAAGCAATAATCCCGAAAGCCACTTTAATCGTTAATGGTTTCATTTCTTCTGGTTGAATTGGATCTGATGGATAGTGGGTTTCTTTACTCAAATACTTGTGACCAGTAATCCAGTACACAATCAAACCAATCGCCATCCCAAACGCTGCTAATGAGAATCCAACGTGGAAGCTGTAATTTTGTCCAACTGTCCCAACAAGTAATGGTGCCACAAATGCACCTAAGTTAATCCCAAAGACAAAGATTGAGAAACCTGAGTCCCGACGAACATCCCCAGGTGTATATAATGAACCAACCATTTCCGAAACGTTAGGCTTGAGTAGCCCAGTACCGATAATGATTAATGCAATTGATAAGAACAACGCAGTTTGACCGGCTGGAATCGCTAAAGCAATGTGCCCGAACATGATGAAGATACCACCAATGAACACAGTGCGCCACGCACCCCAGATTCGGTCACTCAGGAATCCACCAAGCACACTTGATAAGTACACAAGTGAACCATAAATTGACATGATTGAAGCACCAAGAACGGGGTTCATCCCTAAACCACCCTCAGAAATCTTATAAATCATGTAGAACAAGAGAATGGCGCGCATCCCGTAGTAACTAAACCGTTCCCACATTTCTGTGAAGAACAACGTCGCTAAACCACGCGGATGACCCATAAACGTTTTTTCCTTTTTCGTATCCATGTAATAATCCCTCCAAATATGTATCCTTGCATATTTTATAAACAATAAACAAGTTTACCACTTTTTCAGCAAATTTTAATAACAAAATCACATATTCATTGCCGTGTTAACGCTTACAATAGATATTTTATTAAAAAGTCCAACTTCATTATAAGAAAATTACCATACTTATTATCAGTTCCACTCTTTTCACTTACCAAATGTCATTGTTTTGGATATTAAGCGGACAGGACAAAAAATCGCATGCAATATTTTGCACACGATTTCCGAGATTATTTGTTTTGTTCAATCAACAAAGCTACTAATTCACTTGCCAACATTGCTTTGGTTGTTTCATTAGCCACAGCGTCTGCCAACATTTCACCATGTTGCTTAACCATTGCGCGTTCTTCTGGTGCTAATGTTGGCAAAATTTCAGCCATTTGTTCATCCGTTGTAACTCCGGCAATCGGATTTACCGCGATATAGTCAAGAATGAGCTCGGCGTGGTCGTCTTGACCGTACACCGCGTAAACTTGTTCATCCCCAAGTTCCGCTA
This is a stretch of genomic DNA from Periweissella cryptocerci. It encodes these proteins:
- the proC gene encoding pyrroline-5-carboxylate reductase, whose translation is MELGFIGGGQMAQAMITGLLQNDSTQKIYIHGGASNRTEAYAASAGIEYLPSNEAVVAASDIIVLAVLPQQLKAVATEIRTKIADRVVVSVLGGVSLETLADQLGYDTLILRTLPNVNVAVNSGMIAIAGNNNLQRHPEAREQVRSFLGTLGSTMPLPETEFSTFSALAGSSPAFIELFVDAMAQAGVKHGMDKDMATQIVAQAMIGTARMIQTSPQSPRDLAAAVSSPGGSTIAGFLAMEEAGLTSAVVKGIDATITKDQSVE
- the nagA gene encoding N-acetylglucosamine-6-phosphate deacetylase translates to MSKVIKHVTIYTGSDIIEDGFVRFDKQIEAVGSMDEYTTLAADENTDAHGHYLVPGFIDVHTHGGYGFDTMDGNADEINQMVNLIAQNEGVTTIFPTTMTQSPEAIAHAMVGVNEAAKENALIQGIHLEGPFVNPIYKGAQPEQFMTAPSVDQLKEWNALSGNRIRLVTYAPELHAARQFENFALGHNIVPSAGHTDATRAQMQEAKATHITHLYNAQRGLGHREPGVTGHAMLEKDIYAELIADGFHVVPDMLRFAVNIKGADRIELITDSMRAKGMPEGISELGGQKVIVKDKQARLEDGHLAGSVLTYNDAFRNIIEFAQVDLRQAVQMSSVNQAKEFGLTSKGAIEVGKDADFNLFTRSLDLAATYSYGNLLTK
- a CDS encoding methionine ABC transporter ATP-binding protein, with the translated sequence MVNTLEPIISLQNIDVTFQQKNKEIQAVKDVSIDILPGDIYGIVGYSGAGKSTLVRVINLLQQPTNGTVIVNGQTLAENVNDRERFIAKNDLRIARKKIGMIFQHFNLMNERTVADNVLFPLTHSDLSRSEKSEKVAALLELVGLSDRATAYPSQLSGGQKQRVAIARALANDPEILISDEATSALDPKTTNSILALLKKLNIELGLTIVLITHEMQAVKEVANKVAVMENGEIIERGSLLEMFTNPQKQLTKDFIDTATQVEEGLRKVQEQPSVQELAAPDVLVKFAYAGDTTDEPLISSLFKDYEVSANILFGNVEILQETPVGNLIVILSGRPASIKAALKSVEASGVTTTLLKGELV
- a CDS encoding metallophosphoesterase, translating into MTKIAVVSDLHMDLNHVDVVDFLARSADWLVAQGVQYYVIAGDLFNDFAKTLDFSEKLQTIVGDSLRVAFIVGNHDMARGVTFEELSQPLSPLYLHNQLIDVAGTDLRIVGQNGWYDYSFGDLAKYSVNEIAQWKRAYWFDRQIEQPMSDQERMDIVLTESKQQLVNAAHDGKRVMFVTHFVPQQDYLFKGSDDRNLWMLNAMMGSQRLGALLEMGPVDYTIFGHLHRQFAPQTFGGRNEYYNQTVGLKTHRKDEWTQSTFFATWQDRVRIFEIK
- a CDS encoding GntR family transcriptional regulator; its protein translation is MGAPIYLQIHNELKRQIEQGKYKVGDKIPAERELALEFDVSRMTLRQAVQTLAEEGILERRIGDGTYVANQKVQEKMSGITSFTELMAAQGKIASSKVVSYHLTQASMSEAEQLKIAEGDQVLRMERIRFGNDEPISLETATIPGAILTHLTKDEITKSFYSALESHGFVIGHAQQTVTAQLATEKVAEHLKVKRGDAILHLRQLSFLEDSTPFEYVRTQYVGARFEFYLEK
- a CDS encoding methionine ABC transporter permease, with amino-acid sequence MMDLLQHYFPNVIALGWSTDQGWGTSIWQTLYMTFGSAIFGGILGLFFGVGLVLSDERGIMANKVVFWIFDKIVSIFRAIPFIILLAFISPFTNAIVGTTIGTTAALVPLSLGVFPFYARQVQNALVEVDSGIIEASQSFGATNSEIIFKVYLREGLADLIRVSTVTLISLVGLTAMAGAIGSGGLGNTAVSIGYARFQNDITLVATLLILIFIFVIQFTGDFFAKRASHK
- a CDS encoding rhomboid family intramembrane serine protease — its product is MNPFKRYWSTFRTKQTLRRQSDTPRIPWVTVILSIVLILIYYWQTKDPQITTMWSTGEILTLLQHQYYQLITANWIHQSWSHVLGNVFGLLLIGWRFERLIGHWRFLIIYLVAGLTSTIFSLSFHQGVLGASGSIVGIMVAALVLYLRFFRNSLVKAFTTWWQVVVILIEILAVGIGLFNIGYTNTNDLAHTGGIIGAVLTLWLLNPPLQVGKYRTVTRISAAVLLMALFGVSIAVLLNF
- a CDS encoding peptide MFS transporter; its protein translation is MDTKKEKTFMGHPRGLATLFFTEMWERFSYYGMRAILLFYMIYKISEGGLGMNPVLGASIMSIYGSLVYLSSVLGGFLSDRIWGAWRTVFIGGIFIMFGHIALAIPAGQTALFLSIALIIIGTGLLKPNVSEMVGSLYTPGDVRRDSGFSIFVFGINLGAFVAPLLVGTVGQNYSFHVGFSLAAFGMAIGLIVYWITGHKYLSKETHYPSDPIQPEEMKPLTIKVAFGIIALALVFVLMNLFGALNLINIILVLSIIAVAVPVAYFIMMLTSRKTNKQERSRVLAYIPLFLAAVLFWSIEEQGSVVLALFASNRTDLGWFKASWFQSLNPLFIMLYTPFFAWLWVKWGKKQPKTPSKFATGLIFAGLSFVLMAVPGALFGTAGKVSALWLIGSWAIVEIAELLISPVGLSATTKLAPKAFKSQMMSMWFLSDAAASAINAQIVRFYTPGNEVGYYAIVGGITIAFGILLFFGVKKINVLMEGVG